From the bacterium BMS3Abin08 genome, one window contains:
- the hisC2_2 gene encoding histidinol-phosphate aminotransferase 2, which translates to MIKPPEHIRAIKPYLPGKPVEELQRELGIKEAVKLASNENPLGPSPMALEALKGKLSGLNRYPDGSGFYLKRELSMRLGVDEDEIILGNGSNELLDIATRTFMTTEDEAVMANPSFVVYPMAVQSIGARSVQVSLKDWRHDLRTMAESITERTKIVFIANPNNPTGTINHKDEFHEFMSQLPEGVLVIVDEAYYEYVRDKGYPDTLEYFREGGDILILRTFSKVYGLAGLRIGYGIAKKELVTEINKLREPFNTNTPAQAAALASLGDSDHIQRSVTINEEGKSYLYGEFERLGMDYVPTEANFIYVKLKTPSASELFSRLLKKGVIIRPVGPDAVRITIGLPEENSILVKALEEELVP; encoded by the coding sequence ATGATTAAACCGCCGGAACATATCAGGGCGATAAAGCCCTATTTGCCAGGGAAGCCTGTTGAGGAGCTTCAGCGGGAACTGGGGATAAAGGAGGCGGTGAAGCTCGCTTCAAACGAGAACCCCCTCGGCCCCTCCCCAATGGCATTGGAGGCATTGAAAGGGAAGCTCTCCGGGCTTAACAGGTACCCCGATGGAAGCGGGTTTTATCTTAAAAGGGAGCTTTCAATGAGACTCGGTGTCGATGAGGATGAGATAATACTCGGCAATGGCTCAAACGAGCTTCTTGATATTGCAACAAGGACGTTCATGACAACTGAGGATGAGGCTGTTATGGCAAACCCTTCATTTGTCGTATATCCCATGGCCGTTCAATCTATCGGTGCGAGGTCGGTCCAGGTATCCCTTAAGGATTGGAGGCATGATCTCAGGACGATGGCGGAGTCAATTACAGAGAGGACAAAGATTGTCTTTATAGCCAACCCCAACAACCCTACCGGGACAATAAACCATAAAGATGAATTTCATGAATTCATGTCACAGCTACCCGAAGGGGTGCTGGTGATCGTTGATGAGGCCTACTATGAGTATGTCCGGGACAAGGGATATCCGGACACCCTGGAGTATTTCAGGGAAGGAGGGGATATACTGATTTTAAGGACCTTTTCAAAGGTCTACGGGCTTGCAGGATTGAGGATTGGTTACGGGATAGCAAAGAAGGAACTGGTGACGGAGATAAACAAGCTCCGTGAACCATTCAATACAAACACACCGGCCCAGGCGGCAGCCCTTGCATCACTGGGTGATTCTGATCATATCCAAAGGTCGGTAACCATTAATGAAGAAGGCAAATCATACCTTTACGGGGAATTTGAAAGGCTTGGGATGGATTATGTTCCCACGGAGGCGAACTTTATCTATGTTAAGCTGAAGACCCCTTCAGCCTCTGAACTCTTCAGCAGGTTGCTGAAGAAGGGGGTTATCATAAGACCGGTGGGGCCGGATGCCGTGAGGATAACGATAGGGCTTCCCGAAGAAAACAGTATTCTTGTAAAGGCTCTTGAAGAGGAGCTCGTTCCTTAA